CCCCGGGGCGCAAGCATGTCTGCAGTCAGACCGATGCCAGGATGCTCCGGGTCTTCCTTGACGTAGAACGGCTTGACCGCGATGGGGTAGCCGACTACAAACACCGGCTTGTCGGCGTCCTTGGTCAGCTCGCGCTCGGAATCAATCGATAGGTCGTCGCCAAACTGGATCTCGCGCTTTGTCCCGTCGTCTTCCGTGACCTGGAAGCCTTTTGAGCGCAAAATCTCTATTGCCCTGCCGTACGGCACGCGCTCAAACGGGGGCTCGACCTTTTTGAGGCCGGAAACGTCGCGCTTTAGGAATTCCAGTTCCTCTGCACGCTCTTTGATGGTATTCTGTATCACGTACGAGACGAGCTGCTCTTCCACCTTCAAGATGTCCTCAAGCGTGACCCACGGCGCCTCTGCTTCCAGGTGGGAAAATTCCGCCAGGTGCCGGACCGTCCTCGACTTTTCAGCCCGGAACGACGGCGTCAGGCTCCACACGGGCCCAAGCGAGAATATCATCGCCTCCAGGTACAGCTGCGCGCTCTGCGACAGGTACGCGTCCTGGTCAAAGTATCGCAATTTGAAAAGCGTCGAGCCTCCTTCCACCGCTCCCTTGACAATGGTCGGCGCAGTCACCTCCATCCAGCCGTTTTCCACGAACCACCGCCGGCCATAGTGCAGGACGGACGCGCGCACCTTGGCCATTGCGATCATTTTTCTCGTGCGGAGCGCAAGGTGGCGCTTGTCGAGCAGCAGCTCGTCGCTCTGGTACTCGCCTATGGGGTACTCGGCCGCGATGTTGAATATTTTCAGTTCTTTTCCTTTTATCTCAAAGCCGCCCTCCGGCGCCCGTGGGTCCTGGCTCACAATGCCGGTGACTTGAACCGACGACTCTATCGTGAGGCCCGCGGCCTTGTCTGTGGGCAGGACGCACTGTATCACTCCTCCCCTGTCGTCCCTGAGGAGTATGAACGAGTTTTCTTTTTGCTTGCGCAGGCGGTGTACCCAGCCCCTGATTGTCACTTCTTTTCCAATAAAACTGGCATTCTTGACCTCGCTGGCCCGCATAATAGCAGCTGTGTCATGCAGTCCT
The sequence above is drawn from the Nitrososphaera viennensis EN76 genome and encodes:
- the asnS gene encoding asparagine--tRNA ligase; the encoded protein is MRASEVKNASFIGKEVTIRGWVHRLRKQKENSFILLRDDRGGVIQCVLPTDKAAGLTIESSVQVTGIVSQDPRAPEGGFEIKGKELKIFNIAAEYPIGEYQSDELLLDKRHLALRTRKMIAMAKVRASVLHYGRRWFVENGWMEVTAPTIVKGAVEGGSTLFKLRYFDQDAYLSQSAQLYLEAMIFSLGPVWSLTPSFRAEKSRTVRHLAEFSHLEAEAPWVTLEDILKVEEQLVSYVIQNTIKERAEELEFLKRDVSGLKKVEPPFERVPYGRAIEILRSKGFQVTEDDGTKREIQFGDDLSIDSERELTKDADKPVFVVGYPIAVKPFYVKEDPEHPGIGLTADMLAPRGFGEITSGGQREDSIDSITSRMVKEGLKPEAYEWYLDLRRYGSVPHGGFGLGIERLVRWITNAEDIKDTVLFPRTMSRVEP